A window of Fodinibius salinus contains these coding sequences:
- the rfbB gene encoding dTDP-glucose 4,6-dehydratase, translating into MEERILVTGGAGFIGSNLLLYLHEKYPNSQFLNIDKLSYASDRAYLEDIKGSNRYTFKKLDLVNRDAVCDVIRSFKPDEVFHLAAESHVDNSIKGPEPFIKSNVLGTFNLLEECRQFWQSEHYEGDGGRFLHVSTDEVYGELGDEGAFSEETAYAPNSPYSASKAGSDFIVRSYFHTYGMNVVTTNCSNNFGPHQHDEKLIPTVIRTALKHEDIPVYGKGENVRDWLYVEEHCRALDLVFRDGEAGETYIIGGDNEWKNIALVKELCSILNEEVGDGPDGDYANLITFVTDRPGHDFRYAIDASKIKEELGWEKQGDFEGRLRETVRWYIERYK; encoded by the coding sequence ATGGAAGAACGTATTTTAGTTACAGGCGGTGCGGGATTTATTGGATCAAATCTGCTGCTGTATCTGCACGAAAAATATCCGAATAGCCAGTTTTTAAATATTGATAAGTTGAGCTATGCCTCGGATCGGGCATATTTAGAAGACATCAAGGGATCGAATAGATATACGTTTAAAAAGCTAGATCTCGTTAATCGGGATGCGGTATGTGATGTCATTAGAAGTTTTAAACCGGATGAGGTGTTTCATCTGGCGGCTGAATCGCATGTCGATAATTCGATTAAGGGTCCCGAGCCGTTTATCAAGTCGAATGTGTTAGGCACTTTTAACTTGCTGGAAGAGTGCCGGCAGTTTTGGCAGTCGGAACATTATGAGGGAGATGGCGGACGCTTTTTGCATGTATCAACTGATGAAGTTTATGGCGAACTGGGCGATGAAGGCGCCTTTTCTGAAGAAACAGCCTACGCGCCCAACTCACCGTATTCGGCGTCCAAGGCGGGCAGTGATTTTATTGTACGATCGTATTTTCACACCTACGGCATGAATGTGGTGACCACAAACTGTTCGAACAATTTTGGTCCTCACCAGCATGATGAGAAGTTAATCCCTACAGTTATTCGCACGGCCCTGAAGCATGAGGATATTCCCGTATATGGCAAGGGTGAAAATGTGCGCGACTGGCTGTATGTGGAGGAACACTGCCGGGCACTGGATTTGGTTTTTCGGGATGGTGAAGCTGGCGAAACGTATATCATTGGTGGTGATAATGAGTGGAAAAACATAGCCTTGGTAAAAGAGCTTTGCAGTATTCTCAATGAGGAAGTAGGGGATGGGCCGGATGGTGATTATGCTAATTTGATTACCTTTGTGACTGATCGCCCGGGCCACGATTTCCGCTATGCCATTGATGCCTCAAAGATAAAAGAGGAGTTGGGTTGGGAAAAGCAAGGCGATTTTGAAGGTCGACTTCGCGAAACGGTTCGCTGGTATATAGAACGGTATAAGTGA
- a CDS encoding GIY-YIG nuclease family protein, whose product MGYKSSSGKNGFVYILSNKTKSTLYIGVTAVLDKRIFDHVYGEGAKFTAKYNVNILLYYEKYPNINEAIEREKQLKNWHREWKLNLIKSENPTLENLWDS is encoded by the coding sequence ATGGGATATAAAAGTTCATCGGGTAAAAATGGGTTTGTCTATATTTTGTCAAACAAAACTAAAAGCACATTATATATTGGCGTTACCGCCGTCTTAGATAAGCGTATTTTTGACCATGTCTATGGGGAAGGGGCAAAATTTACAGCTAAATATAATGTGAATATTCTTCTGTACTATGAGAAATATCCCAATATTAACGAAGCCATTGAGCGAGAAAAGCAGCTAAAGAATTGGCACCGAGAGTGGAAGCTAAACTTGATAAAAAGCGAAAATCCAACATTAGAAAATTTATGGGACTCATAA
- a CDS encoding acyl-CoA dehydrogenase, which translates to MASNSFNIDDPFLFESELSEDDRMIMETARDYAQSKLEPRALKGNQEEYFDPDIAGEMGDLGLLGSYLPPEYGGVDASQTAYGLIAREVERVDSGYRSFMSVQSSLVMYPIFKFGTEEQKEKFLPKLAAGEIIGCFGLTEPDHGSDPGSMSTTALKTDDGWILNGAKMWITNSPIADVGIVWAKAKENKDDEGVIRGFIVEKDMEGYSAPSTKNKMSLRASETGEMIFEDVFVPDENVFPDITGLKGPFTCLNSARYGIAWGTVGAAEFCYQKSRQYVGERTQFGYPIAANQLPQTKLANMLTEITQMQLLAWRLGKLKDEGRAHHSMVSLAKRNNCGTALEIARTARDMHGANGITGEYRVMHHLMNLESVNTYEGTYDIHGLILGREITDIQAFVPRGNDMPD; encoded by the coding sequence ATGGCCAGCAACAGCTTTAATATCGATGACCCTTTTCTCTTTGAATCTGAGCTTTCCGAAGATGATCGCATGATCATGGAAACAGCACGGGATTATGCGCAGAGCAAGCTCGAGCCGCGGGCACTCAAGGGAAATCAGGAAGAATACTTTGACCCTGATATTGCTGGAGAAATGGGAGATCTGGGACTTTTAGGTTCATATTTGCCTCCTGAATATGGTGGGGTTGATGCCAGCCAAACAGCCTATGGACTCATTGCCCGTGAAGTTGAGCGCGTTGACTCCGGCTATCGCTCCTTTATGTCGGTGCAATCGTCATTGGTGATGTATCCTATTTTTAAATTCGGTACTGAAGAACAAAAAGAGAAGTTTCTGCCCAAGCTGGCAGCAGGAGAAATAATTGGATGCTTTGGTCTCACCGAACCCGATCACGGTTCCGATCCGGGATCTATGAGTACTACAGCTCTCAAAACGGACGACGGCTGGATCCTCAACGGGGCCAAAATGTGGATCACCAACTCACCCATTGCTGATGTCGGGATTGTATGGGCCAAGGCAAAAGAAAATAAAGACGACGAAGGCGTGATCCGTGGATTTATTGTTGAAAAAGATATGGAGGGTTACAGTGCGCCATCCACCAAAAATAAAATGTCGCTCCGGGCTTCGGAAACAGGAGAAATGATTTTTGAAGATGTATTTGTACCTGATGAAAATGTCTTCCCTGATATTACCGGCTTAAAGGGACCCTTTACATGCCTGAATAGTGCTCGCTACGGCATTGCCTGGGGAACGGTGGGTGCCGCAGAATTTTGCTACCAAAAATCGCGTCAATATGTAGGTGAGCGTACGCAGTTTGGGTATCCCATTGCAGCAAACCAACTGCCGCAGACCAAATTGGCAAATATGCTTACCGAAATCACCCAGATGCAACTGCTGGCATGGCGACTGGGTAAACTCAAAGATGAGGGACGAGCCCATCACAGCATGGTTTCATTAGCTAAGCGTAACAACTGCGGCACCGCCCTGGAGATTGCCCGAACTGCTCGTGATATGCACGGGGCCAATGGTATAACAGGCGAATACCGCGTGATGCACCATCTGATGAACCTGGAATCTGTCAATACCTACGAGGGCACTTATGATATTCACGGACTTATCCTGGGAAGAGAAATTACCGACATTCAAGCTTTTGTACCTCGTGGTAATGATATGCCAGATTAA
- a CDS encoding ferredoxin family protein: MKLLDLTERLGLVSYRNQAKSDIKPHITVDTDICNSTCPHKCTTYVCPANCYTMDENGDVHFQVEDCIECGTCMYACDQGAVDWNYPDPETGRGVTWNFG; this comes from the coding sequence ATGAAATTATTAGACCTTACGGAACGACTGGGATTGGTCAGCTATCGCAATCAGGCCAAATCTGACATCAAGCCGCATATTACGGTGGATACGGATATCTGTAACTCTACGTGTCCCCATAAATGTACGACCTATGTATGCCCGGCTAACTGCTATACGATGGACGAAAACGGTGATGTACACTTTCAGGTTGAGGATTGCATTGAATGTGGCACCTGCATGTATGCCTGCGATCAGGGCGCAGTGGACTGGAACTATCCGGATCCCGAAACCGGCCGCGGCGTAACCTGGAATTTTGGATAG
- the rfbD gene encoding dTDP-4-dehydrorhamnose reductase has protein sequence MKVVLLGASGQLGREWQDFIERQDEDEFNLLAYTSDDLDITHYQQVSDELRKQKPDLVVNCAAYTDVDGAEDHRKLAQKVNVEAVLYLAELSQELEFKLLHYSTDYVFPGSKLDRRAMPEGYPEDYPADPINWYGRTKWEGEQAIRNTSSNYLILRLSWVCGQYGSNFVKTMLELGRERDKLQVVNDQWGSPSFTTDIVRNSIALINAEATGTYHYTSKGLISWYDFAEKIFTLSDINVEVESVDSDTFSTKAPRPHFSKLNTRKITAELGEVVDDWEEGLIALLEQLKKR, from the coding sequence ATGAAGGTTGTTTTACTGGGCGCATCGGGACAATTGGGCCGGGAGTGGCAGGATTTTATTGAACGGCAGGATGAGGATGAGTTCAATTTGCTGGCCTATACTTCCGATGATCTTGATATTACGCATTACCAACAGGTTTCGGATGAACTACGCAAGCAGAAACCCGATCTGGTAGTCAATTGTGCGGCTTATACCGATGTGGATGGGGCTGAAGACCATCGAAAACTAGCGCAAAAGGTAAATGTAGAAGCCGTGTTGTACCTGGCTGAGTTGAGTCAAGAACTGGAATTTAAGCTATTGCATTACTCTACCGATTATGTATTTCCGGGATCGAAACTGGATCGTCGTGCAATGCCTGAAGGTTATCCCGAAGATTATCCGGCTGATCCCATCAACTGGTATGGACGCACAAAGTGGGAAGGAGAGCAGGCGATCCGTAATACCAGCAGCAACTATTTGATTTTGCGACTGTCATGGGTTTGCGGTCAGTACGGCAGTAACTTTGTGAAAACAATGCTGGAACTGGGTCGTGAGCGAGATAAACTGCAGGTGGTGAATGATCAGTGGGGTAGTCCCTCGTTTACCACTGATATCGTGCGCAACAGTATCGCACTGATTAATGCTGAAGCCACGGGGACCTATCATTATACTTCAAAGGGTTTGATTAGCTGGTACGACTTTGCAGAAAAAATATTTACGTTAAGCGACATCAATGTGGAAGTTGAATCGGTTGATTCTGATACCTTTTCTACCAAAGCACCTCGACCTCATTTTTCGAAATTGAACACCCGGAAAATTACGGCAGAGCTTGGAGAGGTAGTTGATGATTGGGAAGAGGGGCTTATTGCCTTATTAGAGCAGTTAAAAAAACGTTGA
- the rfbC gene encoding dTDP-4-dehydrorhamnose 3,5-epimerase, translating to MEITETTIADVLLLKPTIHRDDRGFFLETYRQEHFCSYGIDVHFVQDNFSQSQKGTIRGLHYQIEQPQDKLIMVMQGRILDVAVDLRQNSDTFGEHTAVELSAENKHQIFIPKGFAHGFAVLSDKANVYYKCSDYYYPQGERGLFWDDSQLGIDWKVNAPIISEKDQNQPTLNEISTDNLF from the coding sequence ATGGAAATAACAGAGACCACCATCGCCGATGTTTTATTATTAAAACCGACCATACATCGGGATGATCGCGGATTTTTTCTGGAAACCTATCGCCAGGAGCATTTTTGCTCGTATGGAATAGATGTACATTTTGTGCAGGATAATTTTTCTCAGTCACAAAAGGGGACGATCAGGGGGTTACATTACCAAATCGAACAGCCGCAAGATAAACTCATTATGGTGATGCAAGGTCGTATTTTAGATGTGGCAGTAGATCTGCGGCAAAATTCCGATACTTTCGGAGAACACACGGCCGTGGAACTTTCGGCTGAGAATAAGCACCAAATATTTATTCCCAAGGGATTTGCTCACGGTTTTGCGGTGTTATCGGACAAGGCCAATGTGTATTATAAGTGCAGCGATTATTATTATCCGCAGGGTGAACGGGGACTTTTTTGGGATGACTCTCAATTGGGAATTGATTGGAAAGTAAATGCCCCCATTATTTCTGAAAAGGATCAGAATCAGCCTACACTTAATGAAATTTCAACAGATAATTTGTTTTAA
- a CDS encoding sugar phosphate nucleotidyltransferase encodes MKGIILAGGTGSRLYPLTKVTNKHLLPIGEKPMIYYPIEKLTEAGIEEILIVTGTEHMGDVVNLLGSGKDFGCRFTYKVQDEAGGIAQALGLAENFVGNDPMTVILGDNIFQTSLDEAIRSYPGQGAQILLKEVDDPERFGVAEIDGNKIVGIEEKPDEPKSNLAVTGVYMYDADVFDYIRQLEPSDRGELEITDVNNYYIQEKAMRFSVMDGWWTDAGTPSSYKRANKLAGYK; translated from the coding sequence ATGAAAGGAATCATTTTAGCCGGTGGAACCGGGTCTCGTTTGTATCCTCTTACTAAAGTTACGAATAAACACCTGTTGCCGATTGGTGAAAAACCCATGATTTATTATCCTATCGAGAAGTTGACAGAGGCAGGTATCGAAGAAATACTTATTGTTACCGGTACCGAGCATATGGGAGATGTGGTAAACCTACTGGGATCGGGCAAAGATTTTGGCTGTCGCTTTACTTATAAAGTACAGGATGAGGCCGGGGGGATTGCCCAGGCATTGGGATTGGCTGAAAACTTTGTAGGTAATGATCCCATGACAGTAATTCTGGGAGATAACATATTCCAGACTTCTCTGGATGAGGCTATCCGTTCTTATCCGGGTCAGGGCGCCCAGATTCTATTAAAGGAGGTAGATGATCCCGAACGATTTGGCGTGGCTGAGATTGATGGTAATAAAATTGTTGGTATCGAAGAGAAGCCGGATGAACCCAAAAGCAACTTAGCTGTAACGGGTGTTTATATGTATGATGCAGATGTCTTTGATTATATTCGACAGTTGGAGCCCTCTGATCGCGGGGAGCTGGAAATTACGGATGTTAACAACTATTACATTCAAGAAAAGGCTATGCGGTTTTCGGTAATGGACGGCTGGTGGACTGACGCCGGTACGCCTTCGTCGTATAAACGGGCAAATAAATTGGCAGGTTATAAATAG
- a CDS encoding carboxypeptidase-like regulatory domain-containing protein: MYLSKKKVFFSAIILLLGVGLLSNEASAQEKAEGKLYGQVVEDTSGEAVTGVEITLQGMDKKATTGDKGMYAFKSLKTGTYTVVVEADGYQKWEKEVKVTAKGKRIDIKLKPTKG, translated from the coding sequence ATGTATTTATCTAAGAAAAAAGTTTTCTTTTCAGCAATCATATTACTGTTAGGAGTAGGTCTACTTTCAAACGAAGCTTCTGCACAGGAAAAGGCGGAAGGTAAATTATATGGACAAGTTGTAGAAGATACTTCCGGTGAGGCTGTTACAGGTGTAGAAATAACCCTACAGGGAATGGATAAAAAAGCTACAACCGGAGATAAAGGCATGTATGCTTTTAAATCTCTTAAGACCGGAACATATACCGTCGTAGTTGAAGCTGATGGATATCAGAAATGGGAAAAAGAAGTGAAGGTGACAGCCAAAGGAAAAAGGATTGATATCAAGCTGAAACCAACGAAAGGTTAA
- a CDS encoding acyl-CoA dehydrogenase family protein, with the protein MDFELTEQQQLIRDSLKDFTERHVAPGVKERDEKKEFPHDIVKRLAEQGFMGMVHPEKYGGGGVGHISFCLAIEEIARWDASLALTVASHTSLASGHIALAANEFQKEKYLTPLAKGEKLGAWCLTEPGSGSDASGMKTNAVKKGDKWLLNGSKIFITQGSVGDIYVVLAKTDPDKGTKGISTFIVEGEWDGVQPGNKMEKLGMNSSDTTEVVFEDVEVPEENLLGKKGQGFVDTMKVLDGGRIGIGALSVGIARGCLEESMKYAGERKQFGSPIGDFQAIESKLADMATEIDAARSLVHKAAWLKDKGKPFSKQVSMAKLFASELAVRSANEAVQIHGGYGYIKEYHVERFMRDAKLMTIGEGTSEVQRMVIARELKKEFWN; encoded by the coding sequence ATGGATTTTGAACTGACCGAACAACAGCAGCTTATTCGCGATAGCCTAAAAGATTTCACCGAGCGACATGTGGCACCCGGCGTCAAAGAACGTGACGAAAAGAAAGAATTTCCCCATGACATCGTAAAACGATTAGCCGAGCAGGGTTTCATGGGTATGGTCCATCCAGAGAAGTATGGAGGCGGCGGTGTGGGACACATCAGCTTTTGCCTGGCCATCGAAGAAATTGCACGTTGGGATGCCTCTTTGGCACTGACCGTTGCTTCACATACTTCCCTCGCATCGGGACATATAGCGCTTGCAGCCAACGAATTTCAAAAAGAAAAATATTTAACACCCTTGGCCAAAGGCGAAAAGCTGGGAGCATGGTGCCTCACTGAACCAGGCTCGGGCAGCGACGCATCAGGGATGAAGACTAATGCCGTTAAAAAAGGTGACAAATGGCTACTCAACGGTTCCAAGATATTTATTACCCAGGGTTCGGTTGGCGATATTTATGTAGTGCTTGCCAAAACAGATCCTGACAAGGGTACCAAAGGGATTAGCACATTTATTGTTGAAGGAGAATGGGACGGTGTACAGCCGGGCAATAAGATGGAAAAACTGGGAATGAACTCCAGCGATACCACCGAAGTTGTTTTTGAAGATGTAGAAGTACCCGAAGAAAATCTGTTGGGCAAAAAAGGGCAGGGATTTGTTGATACCATGAAGGTGCTCGACGGCGGACGTATTGGTATTGGTGCTCTGTCGGTGGGTATTGCACGTGGATGCCTCGAAGAATCGATGAAATATGCCGGTGAACGAAAACAGTTTGGTTCCCCTATCGGAGACTTCCAGGCGATAGAATCAAAATTAGCAGATATGGCTACCGAAATTGATGCTGCTCGTTCTTTAGTTCATAAGGCCGCCTGGCTAAAAGATAAGGGAAAGCCATTTAGCAAACAGGTTTCTATGGCTAAGCTTTTTGCCTCCGAACTAGCGGTTCGATCTGCCAACGAAGCGGTACAAATTCACGGCGGCTACGGATATATCAAAGAATATCACGTGGAACGATTTATGCGCGACGCAAAGCTGATGACTATTGGCGAAGGAACCTCTGAAGTACAGCGCATGGTCATCGCCCGAGAACTCAAGAAAGAATTCTGGAATTAG